In the genome of Hydra vulgaris chromosome 06, alternate assembly HydraT2T_AEP, the window tcagatttagttttttttttatggtaatATGTATTActtatgatatttatttttttttatagttaaagtAGTTTGGTACGTTGTTAGTATGGTTTTGGTCGTTTACTTATTGTATTCATTAACACATCGGTCACCAAAATTACCTCATCCTTCTGAATTTGGACTAAAAAGCGGACATGAAGTTTActtaaaaccaaataaagaGATATTTGCATGGCACGTCATGCCAAAAACCGCACAGCTTGTTAAAGCATCACCGTCATATTCTGACAACTCTTCGGTAGTTTTACATATTAGAAATCAAGGAGTTATCGATTCACACAACAGAATTGACGTCTTTCGCTTTTTAGCCTCTTTTGGTTATCACGTACTAGTTCCTATAGAAACTAATTCTTTTGACCAAATTCTAGAAGCATGGATAACTGTGTTTAAAAATGCAGCTATGGATGCGCATAAATATTTATGGGTTGATCGAACAGATATATCGGTTGTCAAAAAACTAATGCAAGAAGCTTGTCAACTTGGTTTTCCACCAAGCGGTGTTgtagttgaaacaaaaaaaactgaagTGAGCAGTACTCACAATATGGAAGTCTGGACTGAGGAATGCAAAGAAAGACAGTTTAATTTTCTAAGATGCCCAATTACATCACATTCAGTAGcagtaaaaaaacaagaaatattatCTTGCATGGATCTTATCTCAGCAAATACACATTTTTCGGCTCGTTAttagagttaaattttttttaattgtttgcttagagatattttatttttgtagctAAAGGTTATTTTTAGTCCCAGATTCAGCGTAAATAAATGCCAATTGAAGGTGGGAGTGGGGGAGAGGGGAAAATGAGTAATGTTGGTGATTTAACCGACAACAAAAAAAGCTTAGTTATTTCTTGtgcttttttgaattaaaaatttaaaccaataaaaatagtttaaaaaacctaaaattgtataatatttatttacattatattatgcattattacaattgtgtaatttttatacaaaaataattctcttaattttaaaactgcatttaataataaaggtAACAAGGATGCATCCGTGACAAGTGGTGCaattcaatatttatatatatttgaaactatttttgtgtttgtttatatatgtatgtatgtaagccGATGGTTATGCAACCATTGGATGCTTTCTAAAATTGATTGTCATCCTTTTTTTATGAACTCGCTTAAGTATCAGTAATTAATTTGAATGCTAAAaggctttttattttatgatatttattatattttattatattaactaacgtttatttttatttaattggatttatattttagaaaaatacggaattatagtttagaaaaatatagAATCATAAGTCATTTTAATCCTcataattttcatcaaaaaatctctacaaagtataaaatgcggtagtggtgtagtggtaaagcgctgtagtggtgtagtggtaaagcgtgcggtagtggtgtagtggtaaagcgctcgcttcataagcgagaggttccgagttcgatccccaccacgtccctggtagtaccgcgctcaacttgtttatccgcgcagcggccttgttcgtcaaggttcgtgtttcggagctgtagagttgagagagggttataaccactaataagtagcctcctcatctgtagtggccttcggccttgaggaggtgaataacaaaaaaaaaaaaaaaaaaatactcaattagtcatttttaaaacaatgtcgACTATAAAGTCAACATCAAATCATGACAATCGAATGAAGtctataaagataaatttatataatgaagAACCTATAAGTgtctctttttatttatattatcaataaagttTCTAAAACCAAAGATTATACCTTTCTCTTTTGTTATAGTCATCTGATTTATTATCATTTGGACTGTCAACAGCACCAATCCAATTAGAAAACCATTTCAAAAGCAAACCATTTTATATTCCGTCTTTAAGGATCCTCTTTTTGATCCtgaattttttggaaaaagagGTAGAAATCATATTTTAACTATGTAATTAGTTCTCCAAATCTTTTTATGTAATACGCTAGAACAAGATGGAAAGTAACTTCAATCCTTTTTCTTGATACACGAAATCGCGGAGTTATTTTTTTTcggtttatatttatttaaaaatagctcaAAACGTCCTTCATCATCagaagtatttttttcataaatgctATTACTGAAAAGTTTTCGATTACCTGAAAACCTGCTTCAGAAACATACTTATTAGTACACATTCaatcaaaagttttattgcAACATGGGAtctttctcaaaaaatttatcGGTCAACCTTTTCCTTTACGATTGAAGCAAGTTGTGTAGCCACGTTTTAAGAATGTGTGGTTTGCTGGAAGATACTTACATAACTTTTCTCCCAGTTTTGTGTATAACTGAGTATTCTTTGTATACAAACTAACTTTTAGTTACATTTtcaaatcctttttttatttgtttatttttacgaTATCTTCACTTGTAATTTTTCTcttgtatatttgtatttatatcttaaacattgtaataaagaacataaaaaaaatttgatattaaacaaatatcCTTAGACAGTTATTAGATTATAGGCATCAGAAATACGCGCAACAATATTAAATAGCCCAGTAATCAACATTAGATGAAAAATCGTTCTGGAATCAACATTCTTGTCAATAgaattcaaatatatttcttcaattttaccattttttcttACGTAAAAGAGAAACATTGATctttattgcaaaaaactaatattattacataatattgAGATAAACGAATCATCTTCCCAACTTTATATCTAGAATGTTACTAAAGAGTCTTTGAACTGATTATTTTGAAGTGCTTACGACTTTAATAGGAAATACTATTGTCTTCGTGTAGAGCTTTTCCAGATCCGATGTTAAACAGAAGATTTTTGATtatatcattagaaaaaaaGGTTAATGGCCTCTTGGATCATACGCAATGTTTGACATAGATGATATGAAAACTTTTTGATtcaacttttctttaaatcttgcaaaatatcttttaaacgaCTCTGAGCCCATCTTTGCCTTGCTGAAATTGATTTGTTAGTGCAGAAATTCTTTGCATCTGCATTTTTTGTTTGCTCTAATGTGAAATCAATCAGACGTCTAGAAAAcaatttaactgtttttttttttttaaaaaaacaaagtttttttcaactcttcatgtacttttttttgacgGGGTAAACTAAAAACTTGCGTCCTTCCCTgcttattatatacttttttcaagAACAAAATAGAACTCAtataaactttacttttattgcttcatatattatttattacttgtgtcAAACTACTTgataatcaaaaacaataaacattttttttctcctAATTGCACCTATAACAAATTTAAGCATTAAAAgtgtaacaaacatatatgaGTACAGACCGAGCAGCTTTGAATGTTGcaatgaatttaaatataaatgttaataattcGTAAACGCCTCTTACTTTATAACGAAAATTTTGcacaataatataatatcatGTTAAATTCAGATCTATATGTAATACTTTTGGAATAGCTTTAATAGTCAATCGTCGAGAGAGTCTGGCCTCAGTTTTCGCCGAAAATGTGTTAGATTTGTGTTATTTGAGTACTACTTTgatataagaactttttttgaaaacttggtCTGTGATTATTTTATGGTAAATTAATGGCTCAATTTACAGCTTTAAAGGGGTCTGACCCAGACTTTGTCTAAACTTTTGATGTtagaatttacatttttataatcatttaaatttatattttaatttgtgacgTTTTTGCCCTGATACTTTCAGGGTAAAATAATGGCTTTTATAGGGCAGATTCTAAGGTTTCAGGAAATCAAACTCACTCAATATTGACCAGCTGACAAACAATCTCTTAGTGAGTGCAACTTAATTGTTATATCTAAGGTGCTAAACCTTCTGATTAAACACCGGGATAAGTTTACTTAGGAGATTCAAAAAGAAAGTAAAGGAAACAGAAGATCGATGCCATAATGCCATAACCTTATTccaaataagaaaatattttttaaaaattttttagttagaggttctatcaaaattaaatcaattttacatattttttgatCATAGTGTCAATCAACTATAGAGCCTCACACAAAAGCATTCACACGGTTGTGAATGCTTTTGTGTGAGGCTCTGTAAGTGGAATCGAGGTTGGTGTTTGTTGagcaatttaaatcaaaaacttgGGTTGTGTGGTAAAGTTGTAGTACTTGTATATGTGCTTGTAAATATGGTCAATATGTAATTCGctcaaaagtttaaattttgatttactaatttattgatttaatggaaaaaagtctaatgcttttaaaataagcaataatttGAGTACGAGTGTAAGCTTTTTTGCAACTCTACAACTGTGCAAGGAGACGTTGTGAAAACGTTTTTGAACAGATTATTAAAACTACTTTCAGTATTTTTAGTACTTTCCAACTATTTGATTTGTAATCAACAAAATACGACGCTGACCGACCGTTGGCGTTGACAATAGACTGTTGGAGTTGACAACAGACCGTTGGCGTGAAGACAATTAAGgatgatgtatttttttgttatttccagTTAATACACGGCCTTTGAACACTTTTTGGTAATTACTTTTGCATTGCTTTTATCACCGTTGAAACCAGTTCCATCACATTTCAACAAACACATAGGTTTACCAAGACctctttttactaaataaaattgtttttcaaaacaaaaaattaacgaGCATTAATTTCTGGTGTGCATGACGCCCCTCTTAAAGATGTGATATTTGTAGCTGTTCTTATGCTCAGTTCTGAGTGCCGTCaacttataaaactttgtaATCAGTTGTAACCaggtttttcatttttaaaccaATGCGTTTCATCATTTTCAACTAAATAGTGTCTCATTAGACTTGATCTAATTGTTTACTAAAGCCCCATTCAATAAACATCTGAAGATGTTGAGACAAGATTAACTCGATAAAAGAGTTTGATTGTAAGGATTTAggtttattttaacttaaatatcttattaaagcaaccattttagtaaatttgttttaatattttttaattttccatacactaaaagttaaaaaaacttttttataatttgcaaatatctttatttttagtgaAGGCAGTCAGTTTTCTCAACAAATGACCGCATTAGTGCACTGTCCGGTTTGTGCACTGTCCGGTTTGTGCTACTTTTACTCTAGTTAAGtaataatcaagttaaaaaaatttataattactaCAAACTGAtgttttttaactctttttattcaaaatattatattagtcttaattattatattagtcttaaatattatattagtcttattattcaaaatattataatctgcatattatgttttatatattgtatgttagtattattactatatactattatatatatattagtatattatatcttcttCGCTTTTtccttcttcttcttcttcatcttcttctttttctagcTGGAAATGTGAAAAAGATATAACAGCTGTCTCAtcaataatatcatcaaaatcTTCATTTGTTGAAATTGATTCAAAATTGGAGCAAGGCTTGCCTCGACAATTATTACATACTGGTGAACACAATAATCCAACTTTTTTCCAGCTACATTTTGCACTACAACCCTTTTTGCAATTGTAAAAAATGGTGTTGAGAAGTATTTCCGGAGCAAGTGGGAGTTTGAGTTGGTTCCCACTCCCACCAACTAACTTCTAACCCCAGTCTGCTGTGTCCTGTTAATTGCCTATCCATACTTGAACTTGAAAGTATGCTCAATATAAGTATTGACTAGCAGAAGCAGATGTTGGAAGAAGACAATGTAGTTGCACTCTTTTATTGTtccatgtatttttttaaaaacttttatatctaTACTTGTCtgtacaaacaatttttttttggaactcTATAATGAGCAAGAAGATCCTGTTCAAATAAACTTCTTTGCAATCGACACcatattaaaatattgcatCCATAGTTTTGCTGCAGgtctttgtttttcaaattcttttagtttttcattGGAATGATAAAAAAATCCTTCACATACAGTATTATCGTAACTTTTGATATCGTTATATGAAATTATGTTAACTATGATATTTTCAACGGTAATATTAAAATCTACAACTAACTTATCATTAATAACAAGATCTATTTGTTGTATTTGATCTTCTTGTGTAAATGAAAATTTCGACGTAACAAATTGAATGATACTCTTTATGTGTTATTATTGTCTAAACTCTTTACTTTCATATCAGCGTTATCTGCAACATATTGAATAAATGTGCCAGTTTGTGGTGGTAAGATTGGTAAGAATATGTGAATGATGAAGAATTGACGATTCCTCATACATCACAGTGTCGTTGTTAGATGCGCATAAACCAgaagaagaaaatatttgtGTAAGGCGTTTTGAACCAAACCGTCTATGAAAAAATTCTGAGAGACCTAATTGTAATTTTGACTTGAAAAATCTAGACTAACAGCAAATATAATACTGTGGCTGAAACCTGtacaaactaattttatatGTTCTAATTTAGATCGTTTATTTCTACTTGCTCCAAAAAAAAAGTCGACGACTCAGGAATATCGCTGGTAATATCTTCAAACATTCGACTAGGTGAGGAATAATTGGTATTATCAAAGACTAATTATGAGATGTCCTTTCGAATGATTGCTGATGCAGTTTTTAAGATTTGAAAATGTTCTTCCTCtttattttggctttttttttttttcataataagcCTGGCTACGAATATAACAATgattgtcaaaaatataaatgaaagtTAATCTGCCCGGTTTTTCagtgataataattttattattaaacttgatttCAATCGTTAATTgttctgttatttaaaaaacattcaattGTTCTGTTATTTAAATCTGGATTTTTGCAAATACTTTTGAACTCTTCCGATAAAAACTGACAATCATCACTATTTTCATTGTATCTAAACATTTCTTCTATCGAATCATTCGAATCATCGAATAAACTATTATGGTACCTTAAGTGGCAAATAAATCACATTCATACTCAACGCGTGCAGTAACATTTTTTGCAACGTCATCAGACCGTTTTTTGCAACGTCATCAGATTTAGACGTCATCTAGAATCAATTAAAGTCTTCATTCCACGATTAATAAGAAATGTTTCCCACttattgataaaagtttataacaaataaaagatttgcgacaattgtaaaaaaagtattaagtaGTACAAGTCGTTATGAGAAACGTTTTAACTGCAAAAGCCAGACGAAATATCGTTTAAGACAAACTTAGTTTggtataacactttttttttttttgagggggggggggggaataaAATTGGGCAGGTCAAATAGTAGAAGGTCCACATTTTTTTGCCAAAGGAACTTACGCCGAAAATACGGATAACAAATTAGGTCCTTtgtatcctttttttttcttttatttcttaatttgtaATCGCTTGCTTTTTTCgaataattaactttaaaactatttatttgaaaaattattgggaAGGGCAAATGCCCCTGCTGACCCCCCGGTTGCTACAGAACTGTAACGTGATGAAATACTTATAGCgtttaaaatcttgaaaaaaaatattaactatttttcATAACAGGGTTTTTAAACATggctttacaaaaaaattatataaaaaaaattaataaataaaaaatatactaaattaatacttgtaaatatctttttaaacataTCACAACTATAAGAAcctaattttaagtaaatagtaatttattttagaacggctaaacaaaaaataaaaccccCTAtaacttaacaatttttttacttctaatcCAAGATCAGAGAAAAGccgcaaaaatttttat includes:
- the LOC101236738 gene encoding uncharacterized protein LOC101236738; protein product: MPMRLRNGRFYEAFESEHIMLRDGKVVESLQSVIFNKLYVISFQGEIGFSNNYCEAMYNKFAINMSNFAQKDQQLTIHLNPQSNTANKHKQMYTIANVIKNCGFFTSENISWCTLVSFLYFIRFLVKVVWYVVSMVLVVYLLYSLTHRSPKLPHPSEFGLKSGHEVYLKPNKEIFAWHVMPKTAQLVKASPSYSDNSSVVLHIRNQGVIDSHNRIDVFRFLASFGYHVLVPIETNSFDQILEAWITVFKNAAMDAHKYLWVDRTDISVVKKLMQEACQLGFPPSGVVVETKKTEVSSTHNMEVWTEECKERQFNFLRCPITSHSVAVKKQEILSCMDLISANTHFSARY